One window of Cohnella hashimotonis genomic DNA carries:
- a CDS encoding glycoside hydrolase family 32 protein: MHSIQRANDYIQNNKNSVNPQYKPAYHASAEIGWINDPNGFSFYNSEFHLFYQFHPYSSKNGPMHWGHMISKDLVRWEHLPVSLAPDRPYDLHGCFSGSAIQDGDRHILMYTGHFNPDDNDPSLIRQTQCIAIGDGVTYRKLDRNPVLDANHLPAGASIQDFRDPKIWKEGDTFYAVIGSRAADDSGQLLLYRSLDAEQWEYVSIMVESKSRLGKMWECPDLFQLGDRDVLIVSPQFVEREGNRYHNQHSVVYMVGSLDRETGKFEQDALDELDYGLDFYAPQTTIDDRGRRIMIGWMQMWDRSIPSDQLGHGWSGMMTLPRVLRLEGQKLYQQPIEEIEQYRANHVSGNRRFAGEVSVPGVEGEQVEMIVRFTPIDATQFGIKVRKGEKEETVFSYNVQEQTFILDRSASGYPIQPGPGEEDVRGRRQVEVQLIDGSLHVRLFLDRSSVEAFIQLGLRTMSATIFPSPASKGIVFFADGEVEVDFNKWDLILS, encoded by the coding sequence ATGCATTCCATTCAGAGAGCGAATGATTATATCCAAAATAATAAGAACTCGGTGAATCCGCAATATAAACCGGCATATCATGCCTCGGCCGAGATCGGGTGGATTAACGACCCTAACGGGTTTTCCTTTTACAATTCCGAATTTCATCTGTTTTATCAGTTTCACCCGTACTCTTCTAAGAATGGTCCCATGCATTGGGGGCATATGATCAGCAAGGATTTGGTACGGTGGGAGCATCTGCCCGTATCGTTGGCGCCGGATCGCCCTTATGACCTGCATGGCTGCTTCTCAGGCAGCGCTATTCAAGACGGCGATCGTCACATTCTCATGTATACGGGCCATTTCAATCCGGACGATAACGATCCTTCGCTGATCAGACAAACCCAGTGCATAGCGATCGGAGATGGCGTAACCTATCGCAAGCTTGATCGTAACCCTGTACTTGATGCGAATCATCTTCCGGCCGGTGCATCGATTCAGGATTTTCGCGATCCGAAAATTTGGAAGGAAGGGGATACGTTTTACGCTGTAATCGGCAGCCGGGCCGCGGATGATAGCGGACAACTGCTCTTATACCGTTCGCTAGATGCGGAGCAATGGGAATACGTCAGCATTATGGTCGAAAGCAAAAGTCGTCTGGGCAAGATGTGGGAGTGTCCTGATTTATTTCAACTTGGAGACCGAGACGTTTTAATCGTCTCGCCACAGTTTGTCGAAAGAGAGGGAAACAGGTATCACAACCAACATTCTGTCGTTTATATGGTCGGCTCGCTTGACAGGGAGACGGGAAAGTTCGAGCAAGATGCGCTTGACGAATTAGACTATGGATTGGACTTCTATGCGCCTCAGACGACGATTGACGATCGTGGCAGACGAATCATGATCGGATGGATGCAAATGTGGGACCGCTCCATTCCATCAGATCAACTTGGTCACGGATGGTCCGGCATGATGACGCTCCCCAGAGTGCTACGACTCGAAGGTCAAAAGCTGTATCAGCAACCGATTGAGGAAATTGAGCAGTACCGCGCCAATCATGTTTCGGGCAACCGGCGGTTCGCCGGCGAGGTTTCGGTACCCGGCGTCGAAGGCGAGCAAGTCGAGATGATCGTTCGTTTTACGCCAATAGACGCGACTCAGTTCGGCATCAAAGTCAGGAAAGGCGAAAAGGAAGAGACTGTATTTTCCTATAACGTTCAGGAACAGACGTTTATTCTGGATCGGTCCGCCAGCGGCTATCCGATTCAACCCGGACCTGGCGAAGAAGACGTTCGAGGTCGCCGACAGGTCGAGGTGCAGCTGATTGACGGATCGCTTCACGTTAGACTTTTTCTTGATCGATCCAGTGTCGAAGCCTTTATTCAACTGGGTCTGCGAACGATGAGCGCGACTATTTTTCCTTCGCCGGCCAGCAAAGGAATTGTCTTTTTTGCCGACGGGGAGGTCGAAGTCGACTTCAACAAGTGGGATTTGATCCTCTCCTAA
- a CDS encoding OTU domain-containing protein, translating into MERTAMPQQRRQAEPRPAQARDDSRDGTASRTAASAKTEAASFGSQAQALLKLQQQGGNRAVVQMLRAKDAIPAASAPPIQRMRIVKDAIYREAQETDAAKDVVDTEKLSALERHSLTLEMTLEGNMELLRRIQQEWDKGELDGEVNLEQLFELGGRIAELQKKKPEELEASDRDRMKEIAGELASARRFVEQNAAQPSVQVYKDVVISLSRELAKAEGRSHGSRSESDAGLDAGEAPQQAPDHLNLNVGPEERRNYREDLKKMGTWAGEAEAEWLADHLRIKAQVYVIVAGVFHRVNQVGASHTPVGDLALVHLGNHYEVVDGVADGMEVGRQRRWLKTSKTGDCLFESMLLIRHNGKPIEEDKKQRMILKLRKQTADHLSDDAIDETIHEMLVYGDTAGTGEHTSKLVEERRGDAASKREADQEKRRQADEKEKFVAKVDAKFLQDKLDKLQTLEGLSAFGFDKAIAAYLKARGENPKSEQTYAEFRKLNKLFQEAAIAFNNQKERAAYEYQPFEKEEEESWTGELDRPEDAEEQLALERRARERTLNRRDIKKTASPNNANQTLIVLRGEEGEFVLDKLGQLVPRYSRRNISQANLDELNGKHGDVKGMYPSNMSPVEDADISQVASGTGGKKLRKESDEMHHVQGHKPSDYLSVTAQNEDAVNPKGKKFDAAATVEVDLSYIDPANLSALYTSQGMRYFLLDGMLAGDKGETIDLAIREQSKAPPDKSSEKEERKAGGKKKKDKKDKAKPSSNQLALEHDQLSAKEWQALLDVIRTKEVLIEDMIPSEAVRKL; encoded by the coding sequence TTGGAACGCACGGCTATGCCGCAGCAGCGCCGACAAGCGGAGCCGCGTCCGGCACAGGCCAGGGACGACTCCCGGGACGGGACGGCTTCGCGGACCGCCGCGTCCGCGAAGACTGAGGCCGCCTCGTTCGGATCGCAGGCGCAAGCGCTGCTGAAGCTCCAACAACAAGGCGGCAATCGGGCCGTCGTGCAGATGCTGCGCGCCAAGGACGCGATCCCGGCGGCTTCGGCTCCCCCGATTCAGCGAATGCGCATCGTCAAGGACGCGATTTACCGGGAAGCGCAGGAGACGGATGCGGCTAAAGACGTGGTCGATACCGAGAAACTGAGCGCGCTCGAGCGTCACTCCCTCACTTTGGAGATGACCCTCGAAGGCAACATGGAACTGCTCCGCCGCATTCAGCAGGAATGGGACAAGGGCGAGCTTGACGGCGAGGTCAATTTGGAACAATTGTTCGAGCTGGGGGGACGGATCGCCGAGCTGCAGAAGAAGAAGCCGGAGGAGCTTGAGGCGTCCGACCGCGACCGCATGAAGGAGATTGCCGGCGAGCTGGCGTCCGCGCGCAGGTTCGTCGAACAAAATGCGGCGCAGCCGTCCGTTCAGGTGTACAAGGATGTCGTCATCTCGCTTTCCCGGGAGCTCGCTAAAGCCGAAGGACGGAGCCACGGTTCGAGATCCGAATCGGACGCCGGCTTGGATGCGGGAGAGGCGCCGCAGCAGGCGCCCGACCATCTGAACCTGAACGTCGGTCCCGAAGAACGCCGCAACTATCGCGAGGATCTGAAGAAGATGGGCACCTGGGCGGGAGAAGCGGAAGCCGAATGGCTCGCCGACCATCTCCGGATCAAGGCGCAGGTGTACGTCATCGTCGCAGGGGTATTCCACCGCGTCAATCAGGTCGGCGCCAGCCACACGCCCGTCGGCGATCTGGCTTTGGTGCACTTAGGCAACCACTACGAGGTGGTGGACGGCGTGGCGGACGGGATGGAGGTCGGCCGTCAGCGCAGATGGCTGAAGACGAGCAAGACGGGCGACTGCCTGTTCGAATCGATGCTGCTGATCCGCCACAACGGCAAGCCGATCGAAGAGGACAAGAAGCAGCGGATGATCCTCAAGCTTCGCAAGCAGACGGCCGACCATCTGTCGGACGACGCCATCGACGAGACGATTCACGAGATGCTCGTCTACGGCGACACGGCCGGCACCGGCGAGCATACCTCCAAGCTGGTCGAGGAGCGGCGCGGCGATGCCGCGTCGAAGCGAGAGGCGGACCAGGAGAAGCGCAGGCAGGCCGATGAGAAGGAGAAGTTTGTCGCAAAGGTCGACGCCAAGTTTCTGCAGGACAAGCTCGACAAGCTGCAGACGCTCGAAGGGTTGTCCGCCTTCGGGTTCGACAAGGCGATCGCGGCTTATCTGAAGGCGCGCGGCGAGAATCCGAAGTCGGAGCAGACGTATGCTGAGTTTCGCAAGCTGAACAAGCTGTTTCAGGAAGCGGCCATTGCGTTCAATAATCAGAAAGAACGCGCAGCGTACGAATATCAACCTTTCGAAAAAGAGGAGGAAGAGAGCTGGACCGGCGAGCTGGACCGGCCGGAGGATGCAGAGGAACAGCTTGCCCTGGAGCGCAGGGCGCGCGAGCGTACGTTGAACCGCCGCGACATCAAAAAAACAGCGTCGCCCAACAACGCCAATCAGACGCTGATCGTTCTGCGGGGCGAGGAGGGCGAGTTCGTCCTCGACAAGCTGGGCCAATTGGTGCCTCGCTATTCGCGCCGCAACATCTCGCAGGCGAACCTCGACGAGCTGAACGGCAAGCACGGGGACGTGAAGGGCATGTACCCGTCGAACATGAGTCCGGTGGAGGACGCGGACATCAGCCAGGTCGCGAGCGGCACCGGCGGCAAGAAGCTCCGCAAGGAGAGCGACGAGATGCATCATGTCCAGGGACACAAGCCTTCCGACTACTTGTCGGTCACGGCCCAGAACGAGGACGCGGTCAATCCGAAGGGCAAGAAGTTCGATGCGGCGGCTACGGTCGAGGTCGATCTGTCCTATATCGATCCGGCGAATCTGTCGGCTTTGTACACCTCGCAGGGCATGCGCTACTTTCTGCTGGACGGGATGCTCGCTGGCGACAAGGGAGAGACGATCGATCTGGCCATCCGCGAGCAGTCCAAAGCCCCGCCCGACAAATCTAGCGAGAAGGAAGAACGCAAAGCCGGAGGCAAGAAGAAAAAAGACAAGAAAGACAAAGCCAAGCCCTCCTCCAATCAGCTCGCGCTCGAACACGACCAGCTGTCGGCCAAGGAGTGGCAGGCGCTGCTCGATGTCATCCGTACCAAGGAAGTGCTGATCGAAGACATGATTCCGTCCGAAGCTGTCCGGAAGCTGTAA
- a CDS encoding helix-turn-helix transcriptional regulator, which produces MQVSRLFQVIYILLEKGTVTAPELAERFEVSVRTIYRDVEALSQAGVPIYTSQGKGGGISLADRFVLNKSLLSDKEQDEILFALQSLSAARFPDSDEVFSKLSSLFSKSSANWIEVDFSSWGSGQKQKELYALLKQAILEHKVISFTYLSAAGEQKNRRGAPLKLLFKDRAWYVETYSLDQQALRTFKITRMSNVRFSDGDEIELQKLQQGEAEPSGTEVPTDKPPRVALILRIEPAGAYRIVDEFKEEDIAKQEDGSFLVTADMPPGEWLFQYLLSFGDLLEVIEPASVRMEIKKQTERMFKKYLR; this is translated from the coding sequence ATGCAAGTCAGCAGATTATTTCAAGTGATCTATATTTTATTGGAAAAAGGAACCGTTACGGCACCTGAGCTGGCCGAGCGGTTCGAGGTGTCCGTCAGAACGATTTACAGGGACGTCGAGGCTTTAAGCCAGGCCGGCGTTCCGATCTACACCAGTCAAGGAAAAGGCGGCGGCATTTCCCTTGCCGACAGGTTTGTCCTGAACAAGTCCCTGCTGTCGGACAAGGAGCAGGATGAGATCCTCTTCGCTTTACAAAGTTTGTCCGCGGCCCGATTTCCCGATTCGGACGAGGTTTTCTCGAAGCTGAGCAGCTTGTTCAGCAAGAGCAGCGCCAACTGGATTGAGGTGGATTTCTCCTCATGGGGAAGCGGGCAAAAACAAAAGGAGCTATATGCCCTGCTGAAACAGGCCATTTTGGAGCATAAAGTGATTTCGTTTACCTATTTGAGCGCGGCCGGAGAACAAAAAAACCGGAGAGGCGCTCCATTGAAACTCCTTTTTAAGGATAGAGCCTGGTACGTTGAGACTTATAGCCTTGACCAACAAGCTTTAAGAACCTTTAAAATTACCCGGATGTCGAATGTTCGATTTTCAGACGGAGATGAGATTGAGCTTCAAAAACTACAGCAGGGCGAGGCGGAGCCCTCGGGGACGGAAGTTCCGACCGATAAACCGCCGAGGGTCGCTCTGATATTAAGAATAGAGCCGGCGGGAGCCTACCGCATCGTGGATGAGTTTAAGGAAGAGGACATTGCGAAGCAGGAAGACGGATCTTTCCTGGTTACTGCGGATATGCCTCCCGGCGAATGGCTTTTTCAATATCTGCTTTCCTTCGGGGACTTGCTGGAAGTCATCGAACCGGCGTCCGTCAGGATGGAAATCAAAAAACAAACCGAAAGAATGTTTAAAAAATATTTGAGATAA
- a CDS encoding SDR family oxidoreductase: protein MENSPYLLDMRKEFAGQRALVTGGTRGIGKAIVQRLHAGGAEVIAAARSLPEAVPEGVGFIQADVSLPEGTDHLVRETIRKFGGLDILINNVGGSSTSTAGALAISDEDWQTTFNANLFSTVRLDRGFLPYMVEQQHGVIVHISSIQRTLPGKMTMPYSAAKAALVNYSKNIATQFGPKGIRINALAPGFTETEAAERLIDRMAEQAGTDYLAARRQLMDELGGIPLGRPAKPEEIAELAAFLASSRASYITGCEYIIDGGTIRTI from the coding sequence ATGGAAAACAGCCCGTACTTATTGGATATGCGCAAAGAATTTGCAGGTCAACGCGCCCTGGTCACCGGCGGAACCCGAGGCATCGGCAAGGCGATCGTTCAACGTCTGCATGCAGGAGGAGCCGAAGTGATCGCTGCGGCAAGGTCGCTGCCCGAAGCGGTACCTGAGGGGGTAGGCTTCATTCAAGCCGATGTCAGCCTCCCGGAAGGCACGGATCATCTGGTCCGGGAAACGATTCGAAAATTCGGCGGCCTGGATATTTTGATTAACAACGTGGGAGGCTCCTCGACCAGCACGGCGGGGGCTTTGGCGATATCGGATGAGGACTGGCAGACGACGTTTAACGCCAACCTGTTCTCAACCGTCCGTCTCGATCGTGGATTTCTGCCTTATATGGTTGAGCAGCAACACGGCGTCATTGTCCATATTTCCTCTATTCAGCGCACATTGCCGGGTAAAATGACCATGCCTTATTCCGCCGCCAAAGCTGCGCTCGTTAACTACAGCAAAAACATCGCGACCCAGTTCGGCCCTAAAGGGATCAGGATCAATGCACTGGCGCCGGGATTTACCGAGACGGAAGCCGCGGAGCGGTTAATCGATAGAATGGCCGAACAAGCCGGAACCGACTATCTGGCTGCACGACGGCAGCTCATGGACGAGCTTGGCGGCATTCCGCTCGGCCGGCCCGCCAAGCCTGAGGAGATTGCCGAGCTCGCCGCTTTCCTTGCGTCAAGCAGAGCCTCTTATATAACGGGCTGCGAATATATCATTGACGGCGGAACCATTCGCACGATTTAA
- a CDS encoding Dabb family protein yields the protein MIVNHLMLKLKDRSPAHIKQVQTVLLGMKGNIDTLLDVRAEANVRPGPSGYDLILITKFASLEDMDTYLAHPYHQDIARFIGTVLETQASVCCSIG from the coding sequence ATGATAGTCAATCACTTGATGCTGAAGCTGAAGGACCGGAGCCCGGCCCATATCAAGCAAGTTCAAACCGTCCTGCTCGGCATGAAAGGGAACATCGATACGCTTCTCGACGTTCGGGCAGAAGCGAATGTTCGCCCTGGCCCTTCAGGATACGATTTAATCCTGATCACCAAGTTCGCTTCCTTGGAGGATATGGATACGTACCTTGCGCATCCGTACCATCAGGATATCGCCAGGTTTATCGGCACGGTTCTGGAAACGCAGGCCTCCGTCTGCTGCTCGATTGGATGA
- a CDS encoding nuclear transport factor 2 family protein — protein MELNPLPQVIQAFIAASNKPDPEAYVDCFSEDATVRDEGKTWVGKDAIKKWSDEHHFSANVTLDPQRYRQHEAETMVVFKVDGDFDKTGLPDPLYLDFHFQIRDHQIKQLAIQLTKE, from the coding sequence ATGGAACTCAATCCGCTTCCGCAAGTCATTCAAGCGTTTATAGCCGCTTCCAATAAACCCGATCCGGAGGCTTATGTCGACTGTTTTTCGGAGGATGCTACGGTCCGCGACGAAGGAAAAACATGGGTAGGCAAAGACGCTATTAAAAAATGGAGCGACGAGCATCATTTTAGCGCAAATGTAACGCTTGACCCGCAAAGATATAGACAACATGAGGCGGAAACCATGGTGGTTTTTAAGGTCGACGGCGACTTCGACAAAACGGGCCTCCCGGATCCTCTCTATCTGGATTTCCATTTTCAGATCCGCGACCATCAAATCAAGCAGCTGGCGATACAGCTGACTAAAGAATGA
- a CDS encoding family 43 glycosylhydrolase, which yields MKKAKLGKLLLSGTMLASVLFGFTSASSAADPVVMSGNPIITSIFTADPSAHVWSDGRIYLYPSHDIFPSRGSDLMDKYHVYSSDNMVDWVDEGEILSADDVPWGRPEGGFMWAPDAAYKNGTYYFYFPHPSDTNWNSSWKIGVATSSQPDSGFTVQGYIPGLPGSNMIDPNVFRDDDGTYYLYAGGGGVSYGAKLGADMMSIDGPIAQFTELQDYHEAPWVFKKDGLYYMTYADGNPGANRMRYATSANPLGPWTNRGILLDPVAGSETTHGSVVAYKGNWYLFYHTAKVSNNGTLRSTSVDRLYFNADGTIQKVVQTEGGVPAVGPRSTATEVKYYDIVNANDGEYTQKTDYAMTAGNVTFGGGATRPGSTIENLHLSGSYIQLSGINGGASGGKALLTVEYASADGGPAFKVDASGDPYGDGYYLGLSNTGGWGNYTGIAKRIIDLNPGANNVVKLTGGMGGVNVSKVSISLKSSVPQTVTEYPVTGSNVTVGGGATKSGSSIENMHLSGAYFQVSGVNGGTGGNAQVTVVYGSADATSTFGMAIGSNAYSLALPGTGGWSTYTGSVSKQVVLASGTNNVIRFNGGAGGANVTKVIVTLNS from the coding sequence ATGAAGAAGGCGAAGCTCGGCAAGCTGCTGCTGTCCGGAACGATGCTGGCATCGGTCTTATTCGGCTTCACATCGGCCTCGTCGGCCGCGGATCCCGTCGTCATGTCGGGCAACCCGATCATTACGAGCATCTTCACGGCGGATCCTTCCGCCCATGTGTGGAGCGACGGCAGAATCTACCTGTATCCGTCGCACGATATTTTCCCGTCCCGGGGCAGCGATCTGATGGACAAGTATCATGTCTACTCGTCGGATAACATGGTCGACTGGGTGGACGAGGGAGAGATTCTGAGCGCGGACGACGTGCCGTGGGGACGGCCGGAGGGCGGCTTCATGTGGGCGCCGGATGCGGCGTACAAGAACGGGACGTACTACTTCTACTTCCCGCATCCGAGCGACACGAATTGGAACAGCTCATGGAAGATCGGCGTCGCGACGAGCAGCCAGCCCGATTCAGGCTTCACCGTGCAAGGCTATATACCGGGGCTGCCGGGCAGCAACATGATCGATCCGAACGTGTTCCGCGACGACGACGGCACCTATTACTTGTATGCCGGCGGCGGCGGGGTCAGCTACGGGGCGAAGCTCGGGGCCGACATGATGTCGATCGACGGCCCGATCGCGCAGTTCACGGAGCTTCAGGATTATCACGAGGCGCCGTGGGTATTCAAAAAGGACGGCCTGTACTACATGACTTACGCCGACGGCAATCCGGGCGCGAACCGGATGCGGTACGCGACGAGCGCCAATCCGCTCGGCCCATGGACGAACCGCGGCATTTTGCTGGATCCGGTCGCGGGGAGCGAGACGACGCATGGCTCGGTCGTGGCGTACAAAGGCAACTGGTACTTGTTCTATCATACCGCCAAAGTGTCGAACAACGGCACGCTGCGCAGCACGAGCGTGGACCGGCTGTACTTCAACGCCGACGGCACGATCCAGAAGGTCGTGCAGACGGAGGGCGGCGTGCCGGCGGTCGGACCGCGTTCGACGGCGACGGAAGTCAAGTACTACGATATCGTCAACGCGAACGATGGCGAGTATACCCAGAAGACGGACTACGCGATGACCGCGGGCAACGTGACCTTCGGGGGCGGAGCGACGCGGCCGGGCAGCACGATCGAAAATTTGCATCTGTCGGGCTCTTATATTCAACTTAGCGGCATTAACGGAGGCGCGAGCGGAGGCAAGGCGCTGTTGACGGTGGAGTATGCGTCGGCCGACGGAGGGCCAGCCTTCAAGGTCGATGCCAGCGGAGATCCGTACGGAGACGGCTACTATCTTGGCTTGTCCAACACGGGGGGCTGGGGCAATTATACCGGCATTGCGAAGCGGATCATCGACCTTAATCCGGGCGCGAACAACGTGGTGAAGTTGACCGGGGGCATGGGCGGGGTCAACGTATCCAAAGTCAGCATTTCGCTCAAATCGTCTGTCCCGCAGACGGTGACGGAATATCCGGTGACCGGCAGCAACGTGACTGTAGGGGGCGGGGCGACGAAGAGCGGCTCCAGCATCGAGAACATGCACCTTTCGGGCGCGTACTTCCAGGTGTCCGGCGTGAACGGCGGCACGGGAGGCAATGCGCAGGTGACCGTCGTCTACGGCTCCGCCGACGCGACGTCGACGTTCGGCATGGCGATCGGCAGCAACGCGTATTCGTTGGCGCTGCCGGGAACCGGCGGCTGGAGCACTTACACCGGCAGCGTCAGCAAGCAAGTCGTACTCGCCTCCGGGACGAACAACGTCATCCGGTTCAACGGCGGCGCTGGCGGGGCGAACGTGACGAAAGTGATCGTTACTTTGAATTCGTAA